The genomic region GATCCCTGTTGTCGCGAATTCGCCATCGATCGTGTACGTCCATCCCCGAGTGGCGTCCGTGGAAATCCCATCGATTGAATTGACGAACGCGGTGGCTCCTTCGCCGCCGATTTCCATCTTCGGGGAACTCAGGTTACGCATCAGGCTCTCCAAAGTGGATCCGGTTGCGACGTTGTCCACGACGTACGACTTCGTTGTCTCGTCGTCGATCACAAATTCGAGCGTGACCTCGCCAGTCGAAACGTAGTCTTCGATCACCGGGGGCT from Rhodopirellula bahusiensis harbors:
- a CDS encoding DUF4430 domain-containing protein — translated: MFTKTTGESSPAARHFFTRASGSRFRALFCVLLGSVSLSVAGCGGSTAPVQPPVIEDYVSTGEVTLEFVIDDETTKSYVVDNVATGSTLESLMRNLSSPKMEIGGEGATAFVNSIDGISTDATRGWTYTIDGEFATTGIGTTELNPPTKVVWKFTTLEEATADQE